The window ACAATCCGGGAACCCATTTCTGATTGCCCCTGTCATCCCGAGCGGTTCCAATTCGCAACTTCTGTTCATCTGAGGCAAGAAACGGTTTCCATTAAGCCGGCATTCACTCGACTACGCCATTCGGGAAAAAAGTCGCAGTCCACCAGAATTCCGGGGAAAAAAATTTCGCAGCTCTGCTCTGATTCTCGTCAACCTTTACTATCATTATCCGTCGTCAGGTGTAAACTCCGAGAAACACAACAGGGCTTTTTGGGGGAAGCAGAAAAGCAAAACGAGTAAGCGAATGCAGCGCAAAACTAATCATTACTGATACTTGTGGCAATTCTTTTTTTCTTGACATTTCTCATTCGTGTTTAGGCATCTGATTTGACTCCCATCTCTCAGCAGAGCCCAATTTTCCGGCAAAAACGGAATAACCTCTCCCAGCGTCTGTTGCACCCGCCGAGAACTATTGGTAATCTTCCCGAGCCGAGATTTTTGGAAATTGCTAAAGGTGCCAACAACAACGGCCGCTGTCCGATGCGATTCATTTCACACCAGAAGGAGCTTACCATGTTGAAGCGGATGGTATTGAAGGCGGTCGCGGTGGCTGCAGCCCTTGGGCTGACCGGCACCGCCGCCCGGGCGGATTTCGTGATCGACGACTTCTCGACTCCCGTGACCAGCACGGGGTACATCCAGCTAGCCGCCGGCGTCGGAGCCACTTCGGCCCGCGGGCCGGAAACCACGGCAGCAGGTGTGACCCGGAACATCCTCGTCACCCAAACCCAATCCGACGGTTCTGTCGGTGGGACCGAGTGGAAGGTCGGCGGCGGCACGCTCTCGCTCGCCACGGCACCCCTGACGACCGCGAACGTCGACGTCACGTACACGTACTCGGCGCCCCAAAACCTGTCGACCGCCGGGACCAGCTTGTCGGTCACGTTCCCGTTTGCCGACCTCGGCAACATTCCGTACGTCGTGACCATCGGTGACGGCACCAACACCGCGACACAGTCCGGGGCGATCACCGCCGGCGGCAACACCTACACGCTGAGCCTGAGCGGATTCACCGGGGTCGACCTGACCCACGTGACTTCGATCGAGTTGCTGGTCAACGGCGGGGCGAGCCCGCAGATCTCGGCCGACTTCCAAATCTCCAACGTGTCGGTCAACACGCCGAACGCCCCGCCGTCGGCTCCGGCCCCGCCGGCCGTCGTGCTGATGCTCGCTGGCGTTCCGGCCCTGGGCCTAGCTCGGGCGGTCCGCCGCAAGCTCACCGCGTAAGTCGTTCGACGATCGTCTGAGTAACAAAAGAGCCGGGGGCGGATGTCCGCCCCCGGCTCTTTTGCGTCGTTCACTTCGCCACGTGCCCACGACAAGTCATTCCGGACGTTCTGTTCCGAATTCGGTCGTAAAAAATCTGTCCGAGATTCTCTGCTCTCGCCAGCTCGAATCGAAAGTGACCCGGCGCGGCGTGATTTGCTCATGAAATTCCTCTCATGATCACCCATTCTGTTACGAACGGTCGAGCCGCGTGGTAATTTAGGCAAGTACTTTTGCTCGCACCGAGGCTGTCCCGACATGACTCGCATCCGGTACGAATTCGCGCGCCCTGTTCTGCTCGTCCTCGCCCTCGCCACCCCGACGATCGCCGCCGAGCCGGAGAAAGTCGCCGGGGCGAACTACCCGCTCGCCCAGAAATTCAGCCGCGAGTTCGTCGCACGAAACGTCCACGAATCGACCGTAACTCCCCAGTGGATCGGGAAGACCGATCAGTTCTGGTACCAGACGCGCACTTCCGAAGGAACCACTTACTGGCGAGTCGACCCGGCGAAGAAGACCCGGGAGGCTCTATTCGACGCCGGTAAACTGGCCGCTGCTTTGTCCGAATCGACGAAGAAGCCACTCGACGCGGCGACCGTTTCTCTTTCCCGGGTGAGTGTCGCGGAAGACGGCAAAAAGCTGAAGTTCGTGTTCGACGAATACCAGTACGAGTACGACATCGCCGCCGGCACGTTGACCAAGGGAGCCAAGGCCCCGCGGACCGGATTCCAGCCGACCCCCGAGACGCTCGCCCGAATGACCGAAGAGCAGAGAAGACAGTTCGAGGAAATTCGCGACCGGGATCAACGCCGCGAAGACCAGCAGGACCAACAACAACAGCAGCAACAGCAACAACAGCAAGGGAATCAGACGCCACCGCCGGCGACCACCCCCACCGGGTACAAGGCGGTCTCCCCGGACAAGAAGAAATACGTCTACGCTTACAAGCACAACCTCTACCTGGCCGACGAGGGGGCCGAGGACAAAGCCGTCCAATTGAGCAAGGACGGCGAGGAGGAATACACGTTCGGCCCGCAGCGCGGGATGTTCGGTCGGGGCCGCCTAGCTGGGGCCGCCGCGACCGCTGCGGCAACCTCCCCGCCGCCGACCGAAGACCGCAAGACCCGGCCGAACGTGACGTGGGCGGCCGACTCGAAGGCGTTCTTCGTCTCGCGGGCGGACAGTCGCGGGGTGCAAGAGTTGTACCTCGTCGATTCCATCGCCAGCCCCCGGCCCAAGCTCGAACAGTACAAGTACCCGATGCCGGGCGAGGAAAAGGTCCGCAAGCAGGAACTCTTTTACTGCGACGTGGCCAAGAAAGCCCTCACGCCGGTGAAGCCGAAGTGGAAGGACGAGCGGTACACCGGCGTCGTCTGGGGCAAGGCGGCCGGGGAACTCCGCTTCATCCGCCGCGACCGACTCCAGCGGAACATGGCGGTCTGTACGATCGACGTTACCACCGGCGCCGAGAAGTGCCTGTTCGTCGAGTCGTTCGAGGCGGCGTTCCTCGATTCTCAACCTGTCCGGTACGTCGAGGAGACGGACGAGCTGATCTGGTGGTCGGAGCGGTCCGGCTGGGGCCACTTCTACCTGTACGGCCGGGACGGCACCCTCAAGAACGCCATCACCTCCGGTTCGTGGCGGGCGAGCCGGATCGTTGAGGTGGACGGGAAGAACAAGCAACTTTACTTCGTCGGCAACGCCCGCGAGCCGGGCGAAAACATCTACTACACCCACCTTTACCGCGTGCGGTTCGACGGGACCGGGTTGACCGTACTCGACCCGAGCGTCGAGTACGTGAATGAAACGAATCCTTCCCGGGTACGCGGCGGGCTGAACCACCAGTCCTACCTGTCTCCCTCCAAGAAGTTTGTCGTGACGAGCGCAAGTGCGGTAGACCACGCGCCAGTCGCGCTCGTGTATGACGAGGCCGGTACTCCGGTCATGCCCCTGGAGCGGTCGGACCTCGGGCAGTTACGGGCGACCGGTTGGCAGATGCCGGAGACGTTCGTGGTCAAGGCGGCGGACGGGGTCACGGACCTTTACGGGAACCTCTGGAAGCCGTTCGATTTCGACCCGAAGAAGTCGTACCCGATTATCGCGAATGTTTACCCGGGGCCGCAGACCGAGGGCGTCGTTCACCGGTTCTCCGCCCACAGCCAGACAATGCAACTCGCCCAACTCGGCTTCATCGTGATCCAGGTCGGGCACCGCGGCGGGAGCCCCGAGCGGTCTAAGGCCTATCACAGCTTTGGGTATTTCAACCTCCGCGACTATGGCCTGGTCGACAAGAAGGCGGCCATCGAACAGCTCGCCGCCCGGCACTCGTACATCGACCTGACCCGGGTCGGAATCTACGGCCACTCGGGCGGCGGTTTCATGTCGGCCGCGGCCGTCCTCGAACCCCCGTACAACGAGTTCTTCAAGGCGGCAGTCGCCAGCGCCGGCAACCACGACAACAACATTTACAACGACAACTGGTCGGAGCGATACCACGGCTTGAAAGAGGTGGCCGCCACCGACGAGAAGAAGGACGTCGCCGCGACGAATTCCGCGACAGGTGCATCGGGAACCACCAGGACTGGTCGCGGCGGCGGTCGACGGCCCCCGCCGGAAGAGGAGGCGATCGAGGCCGAGATCGAGGCCCTCCTGACGGGTTTCGACCCGGACGACAAAGAGTCCGTCGAGGAAGTGGAAAAGAAGCTGACCGAACTGAAAAAACAACTGGCGGAACTCAAGAAAGACACGGGGAAAAAGGACGAGACGAAGACGGACGCGAAACAAACCGACGACAAGAAGACCAACGCCGAGGCGGCGAAAAAAGAGACCACTGGTACGGGAAAGCAAGACGCCAAAAAGGATAACGCGAAAGCGGACGACAATAAAAAGACCGGCACCGAAACCACGAAAAAGGAAACCGCCGAGACGGGGAAGCACGACGCCAAAAAGGATGACGCGAAAGCGGACGACAAGAAGATCGAAGGGAAAGAGCCATCGCCGAGTCCGGGTACATGACCAACCGAGAGTTCGACGACCTCTCGATGAAGCCGGATTACCCGAAGACGGAAGCGGCAGCCATCGCGAAGGGGGCTGTAAAGTACTGGACGACCCACAAGGCCGCGTTGATCGCCCTCCGGGAGAAGCTAGAAAAGGACCGGGCCGCGAAGCCGCGAGATCCGAAGTCGTACACGGCGATCGCTCTCAATCCAGCTTACCAGGAGCGGATGAAAGCCCTGCTGGAGAAGGTCGCCCCGGATGGGAAGTACGAGGCGGCAAAAGTGGGCGACTACGTCGAGGCGTTCCGCAAGGCAGTGGTGACCGACCCGCAGGCGACGTTCGCCGTGAGGGCCGAGTTTTCCGGTGAGGAGATCAAACTGACCGGGGAGGTGTCCGACCGAAAGTACCGCGACCGGCTCATCGACATGCTGGTGGTAATGAAACTCTACGGGATCGTGAATGAGATTCGGGTGCCGAAGGTGAAGTGAAAGAGGCCGGCGGAACTATCCGACTGGAGCCAGAGCCGCCCGCACTGCTGCCACCACTTCGTCCACTTCCGCCATCGCACCGACGCCCACGTCGCCGCACGCGAGTTGTTTCTCGATCGGGGCGACGATCCGTAAGCCTTTCGCCCGGTCGTTGATCTGCCGGACGAGCAGTTCCTCTTCCAGGTGCCCCGGGACGTGGGCCGCCCCGAAGTCAGCTCCGACCGCCCGGAGATGCTTGCGGGTGAACGGGTGCCGCCACATCAGCGTGTTCATCGCCGGGGCGAGGATCACCGGCTTCGCGTAGTCCCACGCACGCCAGACGCATGTCAGGCAGTTGTCGCACAGACCGACGGCCAGCTTGGCCAGGGTGTTCGCGTCCAGTGGGGCAATCACGAACGTGTCGGCCCAGTCGCGGAGGTCGATGTGGACGACCCGGTCGCCACGAGCGTACCGGCCGCCGTCGGCCTGCCCGGGCCACTCGTCCGCGTCCAGAGTAAGAACGTCTCGGAGCGGAGCCGGGTCGAAGAAGTACGTGGCCGCGTCGGTCGCCACGATCTTGACCTGGTGGCCGGCGGCTGCCAGGGCGGCGTATAAGGCGGGGACGCGGACCGCGGCCACGGACCCGGTCGCCCCGAGGAGGATGTTACTCATGTTGAACACGAGCCCGGTGCATGTGTTCGACGGTCAGGACCAGCCGGTCGGCCAGCTCCCGGCGGGGAACCCGGTCGTACCGCCCGTCGAGCGGACCGATGAATGCCGAGTGAGCCGAGCCTTCGAGCGTATTCGCGACCATCAGGTCGGCCCCGGAGGTCGTCCGCGACGCCTCCGCGATGTCGACCAGTTCCGTGTCGGACAGGCCGACCTCCAGTTTAAATTTGACGAGCAGCCCTGGAAGCCCCACGGGTTGCGGAAGCGGTCGATTAGTTTGGGGGCGCGAACCATGCGAAACCAGAGTTCCGGCTCGCGGCTGCTGATCTTGCCGCCGCGGTGTTCGGCCATCGCCGGGCGTTTCCCCGCCGCTCCCAGTACTTGGTGCGGGCGTTGAAGAACGTCCCCGGCTCCGGCGCGTACACGCCGGCCGAGAGGTAGTCACTGACCGCGGCCGAGTGGAACGCGACGTCGTACCCGCCGGTCTTGATTTCTTTTTGGATCAACCCGGCCAGGTCGTCGAACGTCTGGTACGGGACGACGGTCACGCGGCGGTCGCTATCGCTCGCGGGTCCGGCAGGTCGGTCAGGGTTTCGGGGTGGGAGGTCAGGATGGTAACCCGGTGACCGGGCCCACGCGGTCCGGGCGATGTTCGCCCGGTCTTCCCGGTGAAGATGTTGGTGACCACACGCACCCGATCGATCGGGGCTTGCGTGTTGCCGGCGGTAACGAGGATGTTCATCCGGGGCGGGCTCGCGAATGTCCGGGCGGGCCGACGGGACATCGGGTGGCGGTGGCCAACACCTTGCGCCGGGTGGTCGCGGTCGGGGCTCACAACAATATTGTTAATTCTATGTCCCACGCGACGGACGGCGTGAGGGCTGTCGGGACGGGAGTAGCCGCGGGATGCGAAATT is drawn from Fimbriiglobus ruber and contains these coding sequences:
- a CDS encoding S9 family peptidase, which produces MTRIRYEFARPVLLVLALATPTIAAEPEKVAGANYPLAQKFSREFVARNVHESTVTPQWIGKTDQFWYQTRTSEGTTYWRVDPAKKTREALFDAGKLAAALSESTKKPLDAATVSLSRVSVAEDGKKLKFVFDEYQYEYDIAAGTLTKGAKAPRTGFQPTPETLARMTEEQRRQFEEIRDRDQRREDQQDQQQQQQQQQQQGNQTPPPATTPTGYKAVSPDKKKYVYAYKHNLYLADEGAEDKAVQLSKDGEEEYTFGPQRGMFGRGRLAGAAATAAATSPPPTEDRKTRPNVTWAADSKAFFVSRADSRGVQELYLVDSIASPRPKLEQYKYPMPGEEKVRKQELFYCDVAKKALTPVKPKWKDERYTGVVWGKAAGELRFIRRDRLQRNMAVCTIDVTTGAEKCLFVESFEAAFLDSQPVRYVEETDELIWWSERSGWGHFYLYGRDGTLKNAITSGSWRASRIVEVDGKNKQLYFVGNAREPGENIYYTHLYRVRFDGTGLTVLDPSVEYVNETNPSRVRGGLNHQSYLSPSKKFVVTSASAVDHAPVALVYDEAGTPVMPLERSDLGQLRATGWQMPETFVVKAADGVTDLYGNLWKPFDFDPKKSYPIIANVYPGPQTEGVVHRFSAHSQTMQLAQLGFIVIQVGHRGGSPERSKAYHSFGYFNLRDYGLVDKKAAIEQLAARHSYIDLTRVGIYGHSGGGFMSAAAVLEPPYNEFFKAAVASAGNHDNNIYNDNWSERYHGLKEVAATDEKKDVAATNSATGASGTTRTGRGGGRRPPPEEEAIEAEIEALLTGFDPDDKESVEEVEKKLTELKKQLAELKKDTGKKDETKTDAKQTDDKKTNAEAAKKETTGTGKQDAKKDNAKADDNKKTGTETTKKETAETGKHDAKKDDAKADDKKIEGKEPSPSPGT
- a CDS encoding flavoprotein, with amino-acid sequence MSNILLGATGSVAAVRVPALYAALAAAGHQVKIVATDAATYFFDPAPLRDVLTLDADEWPGQADGGRYARGDRVVHIDLRDWADTFVIAPLDANTLAKLAVGLCDNCLTCVWRAWDYAKPVILAPAMNTLMWRHPFTRKHLRAVGADFGAAHVPGHLEEELLVRQINDRAKGLRIVAPIEKQLACGDVGVGAMAEVDEVVAAVRAALAPVG
- a CDS encoding phosphopantothenoylcysteine decarboxylase produces the protein MNILVTAGNTQAPIDRVRVVTNIFTGKTGRTSPGPRGPGHRVTILTSHPETLTDLPDPRAIATAA